In Cryptomeria japonica chromosome 10, Sugi_1.0, whole genome shotgun sequence, a genomic segment contains:
- the LOC131858705 gene encoding probable E3 ubiquitin-protein ligase ARI8: protein MVLSLLVSCEERYLQMYRQYLVRSYVESKKTIKWCPAPGCEYAVEVGNHGSGSGSYEVTCECCYEFCWNCLEEAHGPVDCEIAKKSMLENNDFGKTENWKLVNTKRCPKCNSAIEKGGGCRHMTCVFPCCFEFCWFDHDAHYACDWYYDS, encoded by the coding sequence ATGGTGCTTTCTTTATTGGTTTCTTGTGAGGAACGTTATCTACAAATGTACAGACAGTACCTTGTTAGGTCGTATGTTGAAAGCAAGAAAACAATCAAATGGTGTCCAGCCCCTGGTTGTGAGTATGCTGTTGAAGTGGGTAATCATGGAAGTGGGTCAGGGTCATATGAGGTTACTTGTGAATGCTGTTATGAGTTTTGTTGGAACTGTTTAGAGGAAGCTCATGGTCCAGTAGATTGTGAGATTGCAAAAAAGAGTATGTTGGAGAACAATGATTTTGGGAAAACAGAAAACTGGAAGTTGGTTAACACAAAGCGTTGCCCCAAGTGTAATTCTGCCATTGAGAAAGGTGGAGGTTGCAGGCATATGACTTGTGTATTTCCATGTTGCTTTGAGTTTTGCTGGTTCGACCATGATGCTCATTATGCCTGTGATTGGTATTATGATAGTTAA